From the Burkholderia sp. WP9 genome, the window GTTCGGGTCGCGGCATCGGCCGCGCGATCGCCGAGAAACTGGCGAGCGAAGGCGCACGCCTCGTGATCAACGACCTCGACGCCGATCCGGCGCACGAAACGGTCGAAGTGCTGAAGAAGATGGGCGCGGAAGCAGTAGCGTGCCCTGGCAACGTGAGCGCACCGGATTTCGCTGAGCGTTTCGTCAACACGGCGATGAGCACGTTCAAGAGCATCGACATCATCGTCAACAATGCCGGCTATACGTGGGATGACGTGGTCCAGAAGATGACCGACGAGCAGTGGTACGCGATCATCGACTGCCACATGACTGCACCCTTTCGCATCCTGCGTGCGGCGTACCCGCACATCAAGGCGCTGCATGCCGCCGACAAGGAAGCCGGCCGCGACGTGTACCGCAAGATCGTCAACATCTCGTCGACGTCCGCGCTTAACGGTAATGCCGGGCAGATGAATTACTCGTCGGCCAAGGCCGGCGTGATCGGCATGACCCGCGCGCTGAGCCGCGAATGGGGGCGCTTCAACGTCAACGTGAATTGCGTGGCGTTCGGTCTGATCCACACA encodes:
- a CDS encoding SDR family oxidoreductase; translation: MGKLDGKVALVTGSGRGIGRAIAEKLASEGARLVINDLDADPAHETVEVLKKMGAEAVACPGNVSAPDFAERFVNTAMSTFKSIDIIVNNAGYTWDDVVQKMTDEQWYAIIDCHMTAPFRILRAAYPHIKALHAADKEAGRDVYRKIVNISSTSALNGNAGQMNYSSAKAGVIGMTRALSREWGRFNVNVNCVAFGLIHTRMTSADAKAGATVSIEGRDIRVGLNPELLKSHAQRNPLGRGGTPEEAAGGVYLFCSPESNYITGQTIAVAGNLQ